One stretch of Corynebacterium imitans DNA includes these proteins:
- a CDS encoding PH domain-containing protein has product MAEMTRTLTAPDQEVLSAIEQFVQSKFRKTEIERQPDHVAVRRKVLWQKQEAIFRASGGTLTASGNCQDSDKVLYKTMEAISDMLDDHGWDEAARTHGTKSVAKGHLFKDKVLDELAPGERIIVATHGFHDDKPTILTVTDRRIIMISGEVLGWDAASQTIALDKVSSISEKTGFALGAIRISTSNDEIEVKKVATDEVKSVVSAARRALENNSAPSPSPATNGGSSVDELKNLAELHAAGVLTDEEFAAAKARILGL; this is encoded by the coding sequence ATGGCCGAAATGACCCGCACCCTCACTGCCCCCGACCAAGAAGTCCTGTCGGCAATCGAACAGTTCGTGCAATCAAAATTCCGAAAGACTGAAATCGAACGGCAACCCGACCACGTCGCCGTACGCAGGAAAGTGCTGTGGCAAAAGCAGGAAGCAATCTTCCGCGCTTCCGGTGGCACGCTAACCGCGTCCGGCAACTGCCAAGACTCCGACAAGGTTCTCTACAAAACCATGGAAGCTATCTCCGACATGCTCGATGACCACGGGTGGGATGAAGCCGCCCGCACCCACGGCACAAAGTCGGTAGCCAAGGGGCACCTCTTCAAAGACAAGGTCTTAGACGAGCTCGCACCCGGTGAACGAATTATCGTAGCCACCCACGGCTTCCATGACGACAAGCCCACCATCCTCACCGTCACCGACCGGCGCATCATCATGATCTCCGGTGAAGTCCTCGGGTGGGACGCGGCCTCGCAGACAATTGCTCTGGATAAGGTGTCGTCGATCTCCGAGAAAACTGGTTTTGCCCTCGGCGCTATCCGAATCTCTACGTCAAATGATGAGATTGAGGTCAAGAAAGTGGCTACCGATGAGGTGAAGTCGGTTGTGTCTGCTGCGCGGCGTGCGCTAGAGAATAATTCAGCGCCGTCCCCCTCCCCGGCGACGAATGGCGGGAGCAGTGTCGATGAGCTGAAGAATCTTGCCGAGCTGCACGCTGCTGGTGTACTGACAGATGAAGAGTTCGCGGCGGCGAAGGCCCGCATCCTGGGGCTTTAG
- a CDS encoding ImmA/IrrE family metallo-endopeptidase — MIDALIDVAEARGYQVRWHLGGPKAAWLPHQRAVTLRHGMSDADTLCALAHELGHAHYGDPPGCDPACEQRADRFAARLLISPVEYAAAERAYGPHAAHIAHELGVTVHLVHVWRTMTHIQITA; from the coding sequence TTGATTGATGCACTCATCGACGTGGCCGAAGCCCGCGGCTACCAGGTGCGCTGGCACCTCGGCGGGCCCAAGGCCGCGTGGCTCCCCCACCAGCGGGCTGTCACGCTCCGCCACGGCATGAGCGACGCCGACACCCTGTGTGCGCTCGCCCACGAGCTCGGCCACGCGCATTATGGCGACCCGCCCGGGTGTGACCCCGCGTGTGAGCAGCGAGCAGACCGCTTCGCCGCGCGCCTGCTCATCTCGCCCGTGGAATACGCGGCAGCAGAACGCGCCTACGGGCCGCATGCCGCGCACATCGCCCACGAGCTCGGCGTCACCGTGCACCTAGTCCACGTGTGGCGCACAATGACACATATCCAAATCACCGCATAG
- a CDS encoding helix-turn-helix domain-containing protein, whose amino-acid sequence MSKYLLSLDEIDRVKRLHHISSATGLEERTGVTRKTWSTALNTRRPTIHVLEALAALGADPARILVREDEAVA is encoded by the coding sequence ATGAGTAAATACCTACTCTCTCTCGATGAGATCGACCGCGTGAAGCGGCTGCACCACATCTCGTCCGCCACCGGGCTCGAAGAGAGGACCGGCGTTACCCGCAAAACATGGAGCACCGCATTAAATACGCGCCGCCCCACGATCCACGTGCTTGAAGCTCTCGCCGCGCTCGGCGCGGACCCTGCCCGCATCCTCGTCCGAGAAGATGAGGCGGTGGCGTAG